In one window of Heteronotia binoei isolate CCM8104 ecotype False Entrance Well unplaced genomic scaffold, APGP_CSIRO_Hbin_v1 ptg000668l, whole genome shotgun sequence DNA:
- the LOC132590765 gene encoding zinc finger protein 436-like, giving the protein MASEEKVTTPLSLQECFPTKQEVEKMAAQPPWVTKMSNHIAQVKTEEPPACEDAQWKDITGAANISHSVLKNAPLPDPLCWDDIFPPSVEKAMNAHTEKWAAQFMPGLKEEARLEDRDVGDYGKVKAAILRVDAISTEVQRQHFRRFQYKEADGPREACSRLWFLCHRWLKPERHTKEQILELLILEQFLAILSPELQSWVKDGCPETCAQAVILAEEFLLRQRQAETPEQPAAEVFEVASVGSPKADGLPLDPNQKQLCLDVKEESLLDDGNSLGNSHVSDNDVEIPHPEKAETEEPDEASVVSIETFPLICKEGDASNGQMPQKPRGKPPRKRVRKSIPLAGGYKDLHEASAEEEAQEGEMPVKIIVLKGNLGQGSDHTGERVHKCSVCGKAFSLRSRLIVHERTHTGEKPYTCSECGRSFSVSSSLIAHRRTHTGEKPYKCSHCAKSFSVKSGLIAHERTHTGEKPYKCLYCSKSFRRNSGLVSHQRIHTGDKPYQCSVCEKSFSDISNLITHHRIHTGEKPYKCLECGKSFSQSSYLNSHQRIHTGEKPYECSECGKTFSVSSRLRKHQRSHTGERPFVCLDCGKTFSESSDLLAHERAHTGEKPYKCSYCGKSFLRSSEVVSHERIHTGEKPYHCSECGKSFSVSSRLSAHRRIHTGEKPFQCPVCERSFSYKSHLITHQRIHTGEKPFQCSVCGKSFRGSSSLVAHERTHTGEKPYRCLDCGKSFTQSSNLISHQRIHTDGNS; this is encoded by the exons ATGGCTTCTGAGGAGAAGGTGACCACCCCCCTTAGTCTCCAGGAATGTTTTCCCACCAAGCAGGAGGTTGAGAAGATGGCCGCACAGCCCCCGTGGGTCACCAAAATGAGCAATCACATTGCCCAGGTTAAAACAGAAGAGCCCCCTGCCTGCGAGGATGCCCAGTGGAAAGACATAACCGGAGCAGCCAACATCTCCCACTCGGTACTCAAGAATGCTCCTTTACCAGACCCCCTTTGCTGGGATGATATCTTTCCGCCTTCTGTTGAGAAGGCGATGAATGCCCATACTGAAAAGTGGGCAGCCCAGTTCATGCCGGGCCTCAAGGAAGAAGCTCGATTGGAGGACAGGGACGTGGGAGACTATGGCAAGGTGAAGGCAGCCATCTTGCGGGTGGACGCCATCAGTACGGAAGTCCAGCGACAGCACTTCCGGCGCTTCCAGTACAAGGAGGCTGATGGCCCCCGGGAGGCTTGTAGCCGGCTCTGGTTCCTTTGCCACcggtggctgaagccggagaggcacaccaaggagCAGATACTCGAGCTGCTAAtcttggagcagttcctggccatcttGTCTCCAGAACTCCAGAGCTGGGTCAAAGATGGCTGCCCAGAGACTTGTGCCCAGGCAGTGATTTTGGCAGAAGAATTCCTCCTGAGGCAGCGACAGGCTGAGACACCAGAGCAGCCG GCAGCCGAGGTGTTTGAGGTGGCGAGCGTGGGCTCCCCAAAGGCGGATGGGCTTCCATTGGACCCCAACCAAAAACAGCTGTGCTTGGATGTCAAAGAGGAGAGCCTTCTAGATGACGGTAACTCTTTGG GCAATTCGCACGTGAGTGACAACGACGTGGAGATTCCCCATCCAGAGAAGGCTGAAACAGAGGAGCCAGATGAGGCCTCCGTGGTCAGCATTGAGACATTTCCCTTGATTTGCAAAGAGGGAGATGCATCCAATGGTCAGATGCCCCAGAAACCACGGGGAAAGCCCCCACGGAAGAGGGTGCGCAAATCCATTCCATTAGCGGGGGGCTACAAAGACCTCCACGAAGCCTCGGCTGAGGAGGAAGCCCAGGAAGGAGAGATGCCCGTGAAGATCATCGTACTCAAAGGTAACCTGGGCCAAGGTTCAGATCACACCGGAGAGAGAGTTCACAAGTGTTCGGTCTGCGGCAAGGCCTTCAGCCTTCGATCGCGCCTCATTGTCCAcgagagaacccacacaggggagaaaccatacacgTGCTCTGAGTGTGGGAGGAGCTTCAGCGTGAGCTCGAGTCTCATCGCCCACCGGAGAACCCACACCGGAGAGAAACCCTACAAATGTTCCCACTGCGCCAAGAGCTTCAGCGTGAAGTCAGGGCTGATTGCCCACGAACgaacccacacgggagagaaGCCGTACAAATGCTTATACTGTAGCAAGAGTTTCCGACGCAACTCGGGCCTGGTGAGTCACCAGAGGATCCACACTGGTGACAAGCCATACCAATGCTCGGTATGCGAGAAGAGCTTCAGCGACATCTCCAACCTCATTACCCATCACCGgatccacacaggagaaaaaccatacaagtgcctggagtgtgggaagagcttcagtcAGAGTTCATACCTCAATAGccaccagagaatccacacaggggagaaaccgtatgAATGCTCGGAATGTGGGAAAACCTTCAGCGTCAGCTCTCGCCTTCgaaaacatcagagaagccacactgGGGAGAGGCCGTTTGTATGCTTGGACTGTGGGAAGACGTTCAGTGAGAGCTCAGATCTCCTTGCGCACGAGAGAGCTCACACCGGTGAAAAGCCCTACAAGTGTTCGTACTGCGGGAAGAGTTTCTTGCGCAGCTCGGAGGTGGTGAGCCACGAGAGGATCCACACCGGCGAGAAACCATACCACTGCTccgagtgtgggaaaagcttcagtgtcAGCTCCCGCCTCAGTGCACACCGGAGAATCCACACTGGAGAGAAGCCTTTTCAGTGTCCAGTGTGCGAGAGAAGCTTCAGCTACAAGTCCCACCTTATCACccaccagagaatccacacaggagagaaaccgttCCAGTGCTCAGTTTGTGGGAAGAGTTTCCGGGGAAGCTCCAGTCTCGTTGCCCACGAGAGAAcgcacacgggggagaagccgtACCGCTGCTTGGACTGTGGGAAAAGTTTCACTCAGAGCTCAAATCTTATtagtcatcagagaatccacacagatGGGAATTCGTGA